One genomic segment of Desulfonatronum thioautotrophicum includes these proteins:
- a CDS encoding phenylacetate--CoA ligase family protein, protein MIFDIDRETAPREDLEPLQLSRLRNLVERVHANVPFYRRKFEEAGLRPEQIKTLQDLKYLPFTEKQDLRNNYPFGLFAVPKENVVRIHASSGTTGKATVVGYTHRDVRNWAGLMARAFMAAGVNRGDVVHNAYGYGLFTGGLGVHYGAEELGATIVPISGGGTKRQVMLLRDFGPTVLCSTPSYSLFLYEAAQEAGMPFSDLPIRVGIFGAEPWSEEMRLDIESKLGLIALDIYGLSEIMGPGVAMECAVAQKGLHIFEDHFLPEIIDPNTGEQLPPGATGELVLTTLTKEAQPLIRYRTRDITSLNYVPCRCGRTHVRMNRVKGRSDDMLIIRGVNVFPSQIEALLLETEGLTPHYQLILNRQGAMDTLEVRVEVDEKLFSDEVRHLQRLEGKIQGNIKEFLGVTAKVKLVEPRSLTRSEGKAQRIIDQRPKV, encoded by the coding sequence GTGATTTTCGACATTGATCGAGAGACCGCCCCTCGCGAGGACCTGGAGCCGTTGCAGCTCAGCAGGCTGCGCAACCTCGTGGAACGGGTGCATGCCAACGTGCCGTTTTATCGACGTAAATTCGAGGAAGCCGGCCTAAGACCCGAGCAGATCAAAACCCTGCAGGACTTGAAGTACCTTCCATTCACGGAAAAGCAGGATCTGCGCAACAACTACCCATTTGGACTGTTCGCGGTTCCCAAGGAGAACGTTGTGCGTATCCACGCCTCATCCGGGACCACCGGCAAGGCTACCGTGGTTGGATATACCCACCGCGATGTCCGCAACTGGGCCGGCCTGATGGCCAGGGCGTTCATGGCCGCCGGGGTAAATCGCGGGGATGTGGTCCACAATGCGTACGGCTATGGTCTGTTCACCGGTGGGCTGGGCGTTCATTACGGTGCTGAAGAATTGGGGGCGACCATTGTGCCCATATCCGGTGGCGGCACCAAACGCCAAGTGATGTTGCTTCGAGATTTTGGGCCGACGGTGCTGTGCAGCACGCCTTCCTACAGTCTTTTCTTGTACGAGGCAGCCCAGGAAGCGGGCATGCCTTTCAGCGATCTGCCCATCCGGGTAGGGATCTTCGGCGCGGAGCCCTGGTCCGAGGAGATGCGCCTGGATATCGAGTCCAAACTCGGCCTGATTGCTCTGGACATTTACGGGTTGTCGGAGATCATGGGACCCGGCGTCGCCATGGAGTGCGCCGTGGCCCAAAAAGGACTGCATATCTTCGAGGACCATTTTCTGCCGGAAATCATTGACCCAAACACCGGCGAGCAGCTCCCTCCTGGCGCAACCGGCGAATTGGTGCTGACCACCCTGACCAAGGAAGCCCAGCCCCTGATCCGCTACCGGACACGGGATATCACATCGCTGAACTACGTTCCCTGTCGCTGCGGCCGGACCCATGTCCGGATGAACCGGGTCAAAGGGCGCAGTGACGACATGCTGATCATTCGCGGGGTAAATGTCTTTCCGTCACAAATCGAGGCGCTGTTGCTGGAAACCGAAGGCCTCACGCCGCATTACCAATTGATTCTCAATCGTCAGGGTGCCATGGATACCCTGGAAGTGCGGGTGGAGGTGGATGAGAAGCTTTTCTCCGATGAGGTGCGCCATCTGCAGCGCTTGGAGGGCAAGATCCAGGGGAACATCAAGGAGTTTCTCGGCGTGACCGCCAAAGTCAAACTCGTGGAGCCGCGCAGCCTGACCCGTTCCGAAGGCAAGGCCCAGCGGATCATCGATCAGCGGCCCAAGGTCTGA
- a CDS encoding PTS sugar transporter subunit IIB — MNWVRIDNRLVHGQVIEAWVPYLGARNILVVNDALAADDLRQEIIRLAVPSGVELTFIAIEHIVEYLDDHGRVAHPHGDTLLLFATCCDVNRALQIGFVLSTVNIGNLHYSPGKQQLCPHVALSKEDIGCLKAFTKRGIQLDFRCVPNDTTQVKASW, encoded by the coding sequence ATGAACTGGGTGCGTATCGACAATCGTCTGGTCCACGGCCAAGTCATCGAGGCCTGGGTGCCTTACCTGGGTGCCAGGAACATTCTGGTGGTCAACGACGCATTGGCCGCGGACGACCTGCGCCAGGAGATCATTCGCTTGGCCGTGCCCAGCGGAGTCGAGCTGACCTTTATCGCCATCGAGCACATTGTCGAGTACCTGGATGATCACGGCCGGGTCGCCCATCCTCACGGTGATACGCTTTTGCTTTTCGCCACCTGCTGCGATGTGAACCGGGCTCTGCAGATCGGATTTGTCCTGTCCACAGTGAACATCGGCAATCTGCATTACTCGCCAGGCAAGCAACAGCTTTGCCCGCACGTGGCCTTGAGCAAAGAAGATATCGGTTGTCTGAAGGCATTTACCAAGCGGGGCATCCAGCTGGATTTTCGCTGCGTACCCAATGATACGACACAGGTGAAGGCATCATGGTAG
- a CDS encoding PTS sugar transporter subunit IIA has translation MIGVVLVTHTEYGAYLLKAAELILGPQQDCYFVSVDVTKEVEKSLAEIKKSVKSADRGPGVVILTDMFGGTPTNLSLSLLNKSDHQLEVITGVNLPMLLRVLGSRRLSLAELAKEAKAAGAQGIVVAGDLLRSKVAKE, from the coding sequence GTGATTGGAGTCGTGTTGGTCACCCATACGGAGTATGGCGCATATCTGCTAAAGGCTGCGGAACTGATTCTCGGTCCCCAGCAGGATTGTTATTTCGTCAGCGTCGACGTGACAAAGGAAGTGGAGAAGTCCCTGGCGGAGATCAAGAAAAGTGTTAAAAGTGCCGATCGTGGTCCCGGAGTGGTCATCCTGACGGACATGTTTGGCGGCACGCCCACCAATCTGAGCCTGTCCCTGTTGAACAAGAGCGACCATCAACTGGAAGTGATCACCGGTGTGAACCTGCCCATGCTGTTACGTGTGCTTGGATCGCGCAGGCTGTCCCTGGCCGAGCTGGCCAAGGAAGCCAAGGCCGCCGGGGCACAGGGGATCGTGGTCGCCGGGGACCTGTTGCGCAGCAAGGTGGCCAAGGAGTAA
- the rapZ gene encoding RNase adapter RapZ — translation MSVNHSQKPDELSLVMVAGQSGAGKSTVLNVFEDLGFYCVDGLPASLAAQLVTLSPEMQLDRYPGVALGLDVRQPDFVQQWEHFVERMDRAGMRLHLIFLEARDAVLIRRYATTRRPHPLEAQGMGLDQAIFRERVMLEGLRKHADVVVDTSDFSIHDLRRMFQEKWPLDQKSGEGMRIHLISFGFKYGVPMEADLVFDLRFLPNPYFEPALRPLSGLDEPIAQYVLADDPGKEFIGRFEGFLRYLLPLYAVEGRYRLTLALGCTGGRHRSVAVSQAILGALTTVGFSVTIEHRHLDLG, via the coding sequence ATGAGCGTGAACCATTCGCAAAAGCCTGACGAGCTTTCCCTGGTCATGGTTGCCGGCCAGTCCGGGGCCGGGAAAAGCACGGTCTTGAACGTTTTCGAGGATCTTGGTTTCTACTGCGTGGACGGCCTGCCAGCCAGTCTGGCCGCGCAGTTGGTAACTCTTTCCCCGGAAATGCAACTGGATCGCTATCCCGGAGTGGCCTTGGGCCTGGATGTCCGTCAGCCGGATTTTGTCCAGCAGTGGGAGCATTTCGTGGAGCGGATGGACCGGGCCGGTATGCGACTGCATCTGATCTTTCTGGAGGCCCGCGACGCGGTTCTGATCCGGCGTTATGCCACCACGCGCCGCCCCCATCCGTTGGAAGCTCAGGGTATGGGACTGGATCAGGCCATCTTCAGGGAACGGGTGATGCTGGAGGGCTTGCGTAAACACGCCGATGTGGTGGTGGATACCTCGGATTTTTCCATCCATGACCTGCGACGGATGTTTCAGGAAAAATGGCCCCTGGACCAGAAATCCGGGGAGGGCATGCGCATTCACTTGATCTCTTTCGGATTCAAGTACGGCGTGCCCATGGAAGCTGACCTGGTTTTTGACCTGCGGTTTTTGCCCAACCCCTACTTTGAACCGGCGCTACGGCCCCTGTCCGGGCTGGACGAGCCCATTGCCCAATATGTTCTGGCGGATGATCCGGGCAAAGAGTTCATCGGCCGGTTCGAGGGGTTTCTCCGCTACCTGCTGCCCTTGTATGCCGTGGAAGGGCGTTACCGACTGACCCTGGCCTTGGGGTGCACAGGTGGCCGGCATCGTTCGGTGGCCGTGTCACAGGCGATTTTGGGCGCTCTGACGACCGTGGGTTTTTCGGTAACCATTGAACATCGTCACCTGGATCTGGGTTGA
- a CDS encoding PTS sugar transporter subunit IIA: MVLRDFLSKDLLLPELQARNKAEVLAEMVAVLALHMPDMDAEAAFQVLKDRESLGSTGIGDGVAIPHGKLEGLERIALVVGRSVDGVDFDALDRKPCHIFFMVLAPEQVAGMHLRILASITRLLKDEAFRCAFLSAGNKELFWDALNSA; encoded by the coding sequence ATGGTCCTCCGGGATTTTTTGAGCAAGGACCTGCTGCTTCCCGAGCTGCAAGCCAGGAACAAGGCGGAAGTACTGGCGGAAATGGTCGCCGTATTGGCCCTGCACATGCCGGACATGGACGCCGAGGCCGCCTTCCAGGTGCTCAAGGACAGGGAAAGCCTCGGAAGTACCGGGATCGGGGATGGTGTGGCCATTCCTCATGGCAAGCTTGAGGGTTTGGAGCGGATCGCCCTGGTGGTCGGGCGCAGCGTGGATGGGGTGGATTTTGACGCCCTGGATCGCAAGCCATGCCATATCTTTTTCATGGTCCTGGCTCCTGAACAGGTTGCCGGAATGCATCTGCGAATTCTGGCGTCCATCACCCGGCTACTGAAAGACGAGGCCTTTCGCTGCGCGTTTCTTTCCGCTGGAAACAAGGAGTTGTTCTGGGATGCCCTCAACTCGGCGTGA
- the hpf gene encoding ribosome hibernation-promoting factor, HPF/YfiA family, which translates to MEITFTFKNFEPSNHLKGYASERFNKINRYLRPEDQAELAVNLAVEKYRHMAEVILTGKDMHFSATSESEDMYSTIDLVLDKLEAQVRKIKEKNKDHRRGQKGQSARVDVISFTQDESGKRAQTITETDNFEPKPMSVDEAAMQLEALGNEFLVFFNADIERVNVIYRRKSGDFGLIDPGI; encoded by the coding sequence ATGGAAATAACGTTTACCTTCAAAAATTTCGAACCGTCCAACCACCTCAAAGGCTATGCCAGCGAGCGCTTCAATAAGATCAACAGGTACCTGCGTCCGGAAGACCAGGCTGAGTTGGCGGTGAATCTTGCCGTAGAAAAATACCGGCACATGGCCGAGGTGATTTTGACGGGCAAGGACATGCATTTCTCCGCCACATCCGAAAGCGAGGACATGTACTCCACCATCGATCTGGTCCTGGACAAGCTCGAGGCCCAGGTGCGGAAAATAAAGGAAAAGAACAAGGATCATCGTCGGGGCCAGAAGGGACAGTCCGCGCGGGTGGATGTGATCTCCTTCACTCAGGATGAATCCGGCAAGCGGGCCCAGACCATCACGGAAACTGATAATTTCGAGCCCAAGCCCATGTCCGTGGATGAGGCGGCCATGCAACTGGAGGCCCTGGGCAATGAGTTCCTGGTTTTTTTCAACGCGGACATCGAGCGCGTGAATGTTATTTATCGCCGGAAAAGCGGCGACTTCGGTCTGATCGACCCGGGAATCTGA
- the rpoN gene encoding RNA polymerase factor sigma-54 has protein sequence MALELRQQLKLTQQLVMTPQLQQAIKLLQLSRLELAESIQQELLENPVLEVQPDPVDESAEPAKKDPAEDRFQSVNVEEPRQLQDSEWQDYLGEFSSLSRQMQSRDWEVPEEAMSYEARLAGKSTLVGHLTWQLRLSALSERELAISEVILGNLDRVGYLCESIEDIAEMAGCDPEEAERVLRVMQRLDPVGICARDLRECLLIQMEELGMDDPILVSLVNEHLEELEKRRYKPLAKKFKLSMEEIKHYLDCLQRLDPMPGKSFGTEDPQFTSPDVYLVQQGEDFIVVLNEDEIPALMINEAYAKEMTVHHKEAREYIQEKVRSAQWLMKSLYQRQRTLHKVAESIVRFQIDFFRHGVTQLKPMILKDVALDISMHESTVSRITTNKYMSTPHGIFELKFFFNSALGMDDGSEAGSESVKAEIKKLISEEDPKHPLSDELISQLLKKSLGVNIARRTVAKYRMALNIESSSKRKALF, from the coding sequence ATGGCACTTGAACTGCGCCAACAGCTGAAGCTGACCCAACAGCTGGTGATGACCCCACAGCTGCAACAGGCAATCAAGCTGCTTCAGCTTTCCAGACTGGAGCTTGCGGAGAGCATCCAGCAGGAACTCCTGGAAAATCCCGTGCTGGAGGTGCAGCCTGATCCCGTTGACGAATCCGCTGAGCCCGCGAAAAAGGATCCGGCGGAAGATCGCTTCCAGTCCGTGAATGTAGAGGAGCCCCGGCAACTCCAGGATTCGGAGTGGCAGGACTACCTGGGGGAATTTTCCAGTCTCAGCCGACAGATGCAGAGCCGGGACTGGGAGGTGCCTGAAGAGGCGATGAGTTATGAGGCCCGCTTGGCCGGCAAATCCACGCTGGTGGGGCACCTCACCTGGCAATTACGGCTGTCCGCGCTCTCGGAGCGGGAATTGGCCATCAGCGAGGTGATTCTTGGCAACCTGGACAGGGTGGGGTATCTCTGTGAATCCATCGAGGATATCGCCGAGATGGCCGGATGCGATCCAGAAGAGGCGGAGCGGGTGCTGCGGGTCATGCAGCGTCTGGACCCGGTGGGCATATGCGCCAGGGATTTACGGGAGTGTCTGTTGATCCAGATGGAAGAGTTGGGCATGGACGACCCGATTCTGGTCTCCCTGGTCAACGAACATCTGGAAGAGCTGGAAAAACGCCGCTACAAGCCCCTGGCCAAAAAGTTCAAACTTTCCATGGAAGAAATCAAGCACTATCTGGATTGTTTGCAACGGCTGGATCCGATGCCGGGCAAGAGCTTTGGGACCGAAGATCCTCAGTTCACCAGCCCGGATGTCTATCTGGTCCAGCAAGGAGAGGACTTTATCGTTGTCCTCAACGAGGACGAGATTCCGGCGCTGATGATCAACGAGGCCTATGCCAAGGAAATGACCGTGCACCACAAGGAGGCCCGGGAGTATATTCAGGAAAAGGTCCGTTCCGCGCAATGGTTGATGAAGAGTCTCTATCAGCGGCAACGCACGCTGCACAAGGTCGCCGAGAGCATCGTGCGTTTTCAGATCGATTTTTTTCGACACGGGGTGACGCAACTGAAACCGATGATCCTCAAGGATGTAGCTCTGGATATCAGTATGCATGAGTCCACGGTCAGTCGGATCACCACGAACAAGTACATGAGTACACCCCACGGCATTTTTGAATTGAAATTTTTCTTTAACAGCGCCTTGGGCATGGATGATGGCTCGGAAGCAGGGTCGGAAAGCGTCAAGGCGGAAATCAAGAAGCTGATTTCCGAGGAAGATCCCAAGCATCCGCTCAGTGACGAGCTGATTTCCCAACTTTTGAAAAAGTCCCTGGGTGTGAATATCGCCCGGCGGACCGTGGCCAAGTACCGCATGGCGTTGAACATCGAGTCTTCTTCCAAGCGCAAGGCCCTGTTTTGA
- the lptB gene encoding LPS export ABC transporter ATP-binding protein encodes MKALLSGKSLRKSFGQKEVVRDISIHVEQGEIVGLLGPNGAGKTTTFYMLVGVIKPTGGNVELDGRKITMLPLHERARLGLSYLPQESSVFKKLTVRQNLQIILEYTDFTPAMQRRKAEALLEELGITKLAGQKAMFLSGGERRRLEIARALIRNPKFMLLDEPFAGIDPLAVDDIQGIVMSLKERGIGVLISDHNVRETLKICDRASIVFEGRAIFEGSPEEIVADSNARKCYLGEDFCL; translated from the coding sequence GTGAAAGCACTGCTCTCTGGAAAGAGTTTACGCAAAAGCTTCGGGCAAAAAGAGGTTGTCCGGGATATTTCCATCCATGTTGAACAGGGTGAGATTGTCGGTCTGCTGGGACCCAATGGAGCCGGAAAAACGACAACGTTTTACATGCTTGTCGGCGTGATCAAGCCCACAGGCGGTAATGTTGAGCTGGACGGACGAAAGATCACCATGTTGCCCCTGCATGAACGGGCTCGCCTGGGCCTCAGCTATCTGCCCCAGGAAAGTTCCGTTTTTAAAAAGCTGACCGTGAGACAAAACTTGCAGATTATTCTGGAGTACACCGATTTCACACCGGCCATGCAGCGCCGGAAGGCCGAAGCGCTTCTGGAAGAACTGGGCATCACCAAGCTGGCTGGCCAAAAGGCCATGTTTCTCTCCGGTGGAGAGCGCCGCAGGTTGGAAATCGCTCGGGCATTGATCCGCAATCCGAAATTTATGTTGTTGGATGAGCCGTTCGCGGGTATTGATCCCTTGGCGGTGGATGATATCCAAGGGATCGTCATGTCGCTGAAGGAACGGGGCATCGGAGTTTTGATTTCTGATCATAATGTCCGCGAAACATTGAAAATTTGTGACAGGGCCTCCATTGTCTTCGAGGGGCGCGCCATTTTCGAGGGCTCGCCTGAGGAGATTGTGGCCGACTCCAATGCCCGGAAATGCTATCTTGGAGAGGATTTTTGCTTATGA
- a CDS encoding LptA/OstA family protein, which produces MKDRLPLFRIVKILAFLGFLTLFLSSDWCHAEQHEEAIPTRITSERLRYAHRDHQIEFIGDVRVDRPNFQLRSERLLVFLRTLPRDERPVGVSSDQDMDAQVDIEKMIALGQVFLKHEERVGHGDMATYWVDQGVLRLEGNARFEEGGTRLEGNVITVNVQEREVDVEGRTDRRVEGMFLLPREQGER; this is translated from the coding sequence ATGAAAGACCGACTCCCTTTGTTCCGTATTGTAAAGATCTTGGCTTTTTTGGGCTTTTTGACCCTCTTTTTGTCATCGGATTGGTGTCATGCCGAGCAACATGAGGAGGCCATTCCGACGCGGATCACCTCTGAGCGATTGCGATACGCCCATCGTGACCATCAGATTGAATTCATTGGCGACGTCCGGGTTGACAGGCCGAATTTTCAGCTTCGCTCCGAACGCCTTCTGGTTTTCCTGCGAACCCTGCCCCGAGACGAGCGCCCCGTGGGGGTCAGCTCGGATCAGGACATGGACGCCCAGGTGGATATCGAGAAAATGATCGCCCTGGGTCAGGTGTTTCTCAAACATGAAGAGCGTGTCGGCCATGGAGACATGGCCACCTACTGGGTGGACCAGGGTGTCTTGCGCCTGGAGGGTAATGCTCGTTTCGAAGAAGGGGGGACCCGGTTGGAAGGCAATGTGATTACGGTCAATGTTCAAGAAAGAGAGGTTGATGTGGAGGGGCGCACCGATCGGCGGGTGGAGGGCATGTTTCTTTTGCCTCGGGAACAGGGGGAACGGTGA
- the lptC gene encoding LPS export ABC transporter periplasmic protein LptC: MQSKIALKVFLGGGILLLLLGVSVFFGESGQEQRTLDHLAENADVDVSMSGVEMRLGQEGRTLWTLRARSASYDQGQQMVLLNAPSIIKNLDGRDIPIIVNAPLGEVDQATNDIRLWSGVHMEYGPTYLNSREAIFIQVDETIFLHGDIFLDRQGLQLRSERGDVDLHTWVVNAEGGVEVIIANDGTAQGL, encoded by the coding sequence ATGCAGTCAAAGATTGCCCTTAAGGTTTTTTTGGGCGGGGGGATTCTCCTGCTCTTGCTGGGTGTATCTGTTTTTTTTGGTGAATCCGGGCAAGAGCAGCGCACTCTTGACCACCTTGCCGAGAATGCGGACGTGGACGTGAGCATGAGTGGCGTGGAAATGCGCCTGGGCCAGGAGGGACGGACCCTATGGACGTTGCGTGCCCGTTCCGCATCCTATGACCAGGGGCAGCAGATGGTTCTTTTGAACGCTCCGTCCATAATCAAGAACCTGGACGGACGGGACATCCCGATCATTGTCAACGCCCCGCTGGGCGAGGTGGATCAGGCCACGAACGACATTCGGCTCTGGTCCGGTGTCCACATGGAATATGGTCCGACCTACCTCAATTCCAGAGAGGCCATTTTCATCCAGGTTGATGAAACCATCTTTCTGCATGGAGACATTTTTCTGGATCGCCAGGGATTGCAATTGCGCTCCGAGCGCGGAGACGTGGACCTGCATACCTGGGTGGTCAATGCCGAAGGCGGCGTGGAGGTGATCATCGCCAATGACGGCACGGCGCAAGGGCTCTAG
- a CDS encoding pseudouridine synthase: MPETLGGLSSNAPSDAQADASAGSCLVRLNKALAQAGLCSRRAADELIQAKAVAVNGIVVASPGSRVDPATDRITVHGRAVHLDLEDRQGHLYLALHKPPGVVTTAHDPKNRRTVLDLLPKNLRQRRPFPVGRLDLPSEGLLLLTTDGELALRMTHPRWEHPKTYHVQVRGRITAGKLNTMRTGMRLAEGETLAPVLVRVISDPSASRDTAVTLEMTLRQGVNRQIRRMCRDLRLHVLGLCRVAQGPVLLGDLPPGANRPLTERELAALRTSLDLPRKPK, translated from the coding sequence ATGCCAGAAACTCTGGGGGGCCTGTCCAGCAACGCCCCATCTGACGCACAGGCGGATGCATCAGCCGGATCGTGCCTTGTGCGTCTGAACAAGGCTCTGGCTCAGGCCGGCCTCTGTTCCCGCCGGGCCGCAGACGAGTTGATCCAGGCCAAAGCAGTGGCCGTGAATGGCATAGTGGTCGCATCTCCTGGGAGCCGTGTTGATCCAGCCACCGATCGCATCACGGTGCATGGCCGAGCTGTGCACTTGGATTTGGAGGACAGACAAGGGCATCTGTATCTGGCCCTGCACAAGCCGCCCGGAGTGGTCACCACAGCCCATGACCCCAAAAACCGCCGCACCGTCCTTGATCTGCTCCCCAAAAACCTGCGACAACGCCGACCGTTCCCGGTCGGTCGCCTGGATCTGCCCTCCGAGGGGCTGCTTTTGCTGACCACGGACGGCGAACTGGCCTTGCGCATGACCCACCCCCGCTGGGAGCATCCCAAAACCTACCACGTCCAGGTCCGGGGCCGGATCACCGCGGGGAAACTGAACACAATGCGCACGGGGATGCGCCTGGCCGAGGGTGAAACCCTGGCTCCCGTACTCGTCCGGGTCATCAGTGACCCTTCGGCATCCAGAGACACGGCCGTCACCCTGGAAATGACGCTGCGCCAGGGGGTCAACCGCCAGATTCGGCGCATGTGCCGAGACCTTCGTCTGCACGTGCTTGGCCTGTGCCGTGTAGCCCAAGGCCCCGTACTCCTGGGCGATTTACCGCCCGGAGCAAACCGCCCACTCACCGAACGGGAGCTGGCCGCCCTGCGGACTTCCCTTGACCTGCCACGGAAACCGAAATGA
- a CDS encoding phosphoribosyltransferase family protein: protein MIHLFFCPQMTEMALRIHTAHPRRVTLGRIDWSYFRDGFPNLRIENAPGLRNRDVAFLSTLTTPGEMFAQLAVLFELPRYAVRSFKLILPYFPTGTMERVEEEGQIATAATLARLLSDIPLTMSGPAQIVIYDIHALQERFYFSDSVIPRLETAVHLLKEQVGGESDLSIAFPDEGAWKRFGRLFPEFPQIVCLKARRGDRRGVLIKEGDPRDRHVLIVDDLIMSGATLIECKNVLREKGANRVSAFATHGVFPDKGWQTLEHEDFHTIWITDSCPEQAEILSSRPPFQVISLAPDISRIILEPFSAECLHPQTVVERDGSSPTFEP from the coding sequence ATGATCCACCTTTTTTTCTGCCCGCAAATGACCGAAATGGCCCTGCGCATCCACACGGCCCACCCTCGCCGCGTTACCCTGGGCCGCATTGACTGGTCCTACTTCCGGGACGGATTTCCCAACCTGCGGATCGAAAACGCTCCTGGGTTGCGCAACCGTGACGTGGCCTTCTTGAGCACCCTGACGACCCCTGGAGAAATGTTCGCCCAACTGGCCGTGCTCTTTGAACTGCCCCGTTACGCCGTGCGCTCCTTCAAGCTGATCCTACCCTATTTTCCCACTGGAACCATGGAACGGGTGGAGGAAGAGGGCCAGATTGCCACGGCCGCGACTCTGGCCAGGCTGCTTTCGGACATTCCACTGACCATGTCCGGTCCTGCTCAAATCGTGATCTACGACATCCACGCCCTCCAGGAACGCTTCTATTTCTCTGACAGCGTCATCCCCCGCCTGGAAACCGCGGTCCACCTGCTCAAGGAACAGGTGGGCGGTGAATCCGATCTGTCCATTGCCTTTCCGGATGAGGGCGCCTGGAAGCGCTTTGGGCGCCTGTTTCCGGAATTTCCCCAGATCGTCTGCCTCAAGGCCCGGCGTGGCGACCGCCGTGGCGTGCTCATCAAGGAGGGCGATCCGCGGGATCGGCACGTACTGATCGTGGACGATTTGATCATGTCCGGCGCGACACTGATCGAATGCAAAAACGTTTTGCGTGAGAAGGGCGCAAACCGGGTCAGTGCTTTTGCTACCCATGGCGTATTTCCGGATAAAGGCTGGCAGACGCTGGAGCATGAGGACTTTCACACGATCTGGATCACGGATTCGTGCCCTGAACAGGCCGAAATTCTCTCCAGCAGGCCGCCGTTCCAGGTCATTTCCCTGGCTCCGGATATTTCCCGTATCATTCTGGAACCCTTCTCCGCCGAGTGCCTTCACCCCCAGACGGTGGTCGAAAGAGACGGATCGTCTCCGACGTTTGAGCCGTAA
- the gcvH gene encoding glycine cleavage system protein GcvH, protein MIPDDLLYTSSHEWVRLTEQEALIGITDFAQCQLGDITFIELPSTGDTVTQGQEMGSIESVKAASELNSPVSGTVLEVNAELDGAPEKINQDPYGAGWMIRVRLSESPKGLLSPEEYKPLAECSE, encoded by the coding sequence ATGATTCCTGACGACCTGCTGTATACCTCATCCCACGAATGGGTCCGTCTCACCGAGCAGGAGGCCCTGATCGGCATCACTGATTTCGCCCAGTGCCAACTTGGGGACATCACCTTCATCGAACTGCCCAGCACCGGAGACACCGTTACCCAAGGCCAGGAAATGGGCAGCATTGAATCCGTCAAGGCGGCCAGCGAGCTGAACAGTCCTGTCTCCGGGACGGTCCTTGAGGTGAATGCCGAGTTGGACGGTGCACCGGAAAAGATCAATCAGGATCCATACGGCGCGGGATGGATGATCCGGGTCCGTCTGTCCGAATCCCCTAAAGGCCTGTTGTCCCCTGAAGAATACAAGCCCCTGGCCGAGTGCAGTGAGTGA